The window TTTGTAATGAAGAGCGAGCCACAATGAAGCTTAAACACATTGTGGTGGATAAGACCAGTTAAACCATTTTGTAGGCCTGCCACCATTAAATCCCAATCTGTTTTGTTGGCTTCCCCCGATGCAGTTTGAATTGGACAATCCAGAAGAGAAAAATGTGGCAAATTGTTATGACCACACATGTAAACCAGCAAGGCAGCTAGTAATGGTCGATTTTAACGAAAGAGGCAAGCTGGATGATGAAAATGCTCGTTCACCCCTTTTAGGCCCGTCCTTGGAAGAAAAGCTTTTCTCCTCGTGCAACCTCACGGCTCATAAGACGGCCCAGATGAACTTTAAATCCAAGCAGAGTTTGACTAAAATGAGCCCCAGAGCTAAAATTTCAGCCCAGTTTCAAGCCAGCAGTAAAGCAAGGAATTGGGCTACAGCCACTGGGGACTTTGGTTCCATCTTCATTGCAGACAGGCTACCTGAAGCCCCCGTGTTGGCACCTGGCGTGGCCCCGTCTGCCAGCGAACCCCACACTCAAAGCAGTGGTGAGAGAAGCACCTGGTTTATTACAGACTTGTACAGCTCATTCTTCCTGCCGGGCCAGTCGCTGCTTTTTGCTGTGAGTTAATGTGTTCACTCTTTTTAACGACGACATAATCATTTTGCGCCACCACTTGCCGCACCACGCTTCTTCCATTGGGCCATAATTGTTTTTCTAGCAAGTCAATGAAGCCGGCTGACATTTTCTCCACTAAGTGTGATTATTGTTTCGGTACTTTATCTGATTTCACACCTCTTTTGCTCTCTGCTGCACTTCtttcaagtttttttgtttataatgtGTTGGGCTCTTGGGAAAGTATCTGCTTATTCATTAAGCTTCCTTGTAGTGCAATACTGTTAAGGTGCATGTTGCCTGCTTTGGGTCTAACATGGGTGCACATCGACTTGTGCAACAAACCCAAAAGCTTTGCATGCTGCCTGCTGCTCCCTTTTTATTGTTGGTATTTTTCACCTTTGGTGTCATCAAAAGCAAGGGCAAATACTGAGATGAGGAGATGATGGTAATGCAGGATTACACTATTGAAGTTGTGTGCAATGGGTGTTGTATGCAAAGCAGCTTTCCTGCTAAATTtctggatgtgtgtgtttacataaaTTATTAACTAGGTCAGTGTCAGCTATTTTTTGTCAACCGCAATCTTCTTTTGCAAATGGCTCACAGGCTGATTTATGCGTGTTGCGGTATGACATTTATTTGTGAGTCAGTGTAAGAGAGTGTTACATCTGCACTGGGCCGGCcagatatgattttttttttttacgcagtTGGATACCAGAAGGGCACAGCTGCCAAGAGGCTTGGCTGCTCATGTTCCTCTGCAAGGCTTTTACTACAACAAatgactctgtgtgtgtgtgtgtgtgtgtgtgtgtgtgtgtgtgtgtgtgtgtgtgtgtgtgtgtgtgtgtgtgtgtgcgtgtgtgtctgacTTGATTTTGACAGCGGGTGTTGGTGTTTATCCACAACAAGAGCACATCCAGTCCATGCTGCCATCTTGGCTTTACAATGACAGTCTCATCCCAGGTAATCCCCGCATATAATTACACTGTAAAGATTATAAGCTTAactttgtatattattttgtttCAGCTGTATGGTAGCTGTTTGTGGGTATTCTGGGGAGCGGGTCACAAACATATCCACTTGAAAAACAATTTGCAGCATGAAGGAGCGTGCCAAAACGACAGATGGCACTACAATATACGAgcttacattttgaaaaatgcacAGTAACAACAATAGCTTATtgaataaattacaaaaatattttaaaaaaactacaCCTACGGACATAGCCTGTTCCTccattataaataaatgattgtcTCTTGTTTTCCTTCACTCAGAAATGTTCAAGAAGGTTCTAGAGTTCACCATGACACCGGCAGGGATCGACACCGCCAAGCTCTACCCTCTCCTCATGTCGTCAGGTCTTCCCAGGGAAGCCTTGGGGCAAATCTGGGCGTCTGCCAACCGCACGACACCTGGCATGCTGACCAAGGAGGAGCTCTACACCGTGCTCGCATTAATTGCTGTggcacaggtaaaaaaaaaaaaaaaaagatgagtgaTGAGACAAAAATCAACCACTTTATCCCTCATGGTGCTTCTTGGCTTGAAAGACCCACTCGCTCACTGAAATTTGAAAGGCTTAGCAGGAGACAAATGAAGAGGTAGTGCAGGTGAATCAGCATAGGACTTGTGGAGCATTAAAATGGGAATTTATGTCtggtgtttataaaatgtgctatataaataaagtggattggattggattggattggtgTTTGGCAGCTGGCTAGTTATCATCCTCATCCTGGGCTTGTCATCAGAGCCCCTCAGAGGATCTGCGAGCAGTTCACGAAACACCAGATGTTATTGCTCTCATTCCTGCTGTTATTGCACCTAATCTTAAATCCTAAAACACAACAAGGTGGAGTCTCATGACATCCAGTgcaagtccttaaaaacaacatcaaatgtTTTCAGAGCGGCCTGCCTGCGATGAATGTGGAAATCCTCAGTCAGTTCCCATCTCCACCAATGCCCAATCTCCCAGCCCTCTCTATGGCAGTGGCCCCCGTCATGCCTCAGCACCAGCAGCCCATGATGACCCATCCGCCAGTCTCCATGGCCATGTCCATACCGGCCCCGACCGTGATGGCCATGACACCGGCGGCTCCTGCACCTGCTACAGCACCCGCCAACACCAACTTTATTGCCAGTTTCCCACCTGCTCAGGTAAAATTGTTCAGATGTACTCTATTTCACGTGATTGAACCTCCTCCCTAACACGCTGATGCCTGTAGGGGACCAAAgttgacgacgacgacgacttcCAGGACTTCCAGGAGGCCCCAAAGGCTGGCGTGGGAGACCAGGCATTCACCGACTTCCAGGGAGAGTCCAGTGCAAGTTTCCCCATCAGCATGGCATCGCAGCATCAAAACAGGTAACGTTTACGCTTAAACAATTCTTATATTCAGTAACAGTGATTACATGAAGCACTTCATATTGTGCCTAATTTGGTACCTTGTGGAAACACTGCTTCTTTCTACCTAACAGAAACCTTCTCAGAATAACAATGAGTTTGGGGTCACCTCCTAATGAATTAATTTCGGTGGACAGTCGATAAGCTCATTTCCCTGTATTACTTCACAAGCCCAAACGGAAAGGCAATTATTCGTCAAGAGACAAAGGATGAGGCAGAACAAAATTATCTGAGTGGCATTATGTTTCATATTTCCTCCCTTTAAGGATAGTGAGACTTGTTTTGTAGCAACGAAAACCAAGACACAGAGATTACAGCTTTATTAAACAGAACCTCTGTTTAAATCTCATGTTTGCAGATATAATGAGAAGAATAAATGAGCTTTTTGACGGCACTTACTTGTGTATGTAAACCACATTTGCTTGTAGGTCAGCTTATTTTTATGAAAGGCAGATGCTGACAGACTCATTTTAAACCTGCTGAAATAATAGTAGCCTGCCCACTGATGCTTATAATGGTGTGGTCTATGACGACTGCCTAACGTCCCCGCAGTGCACCTTCCATGTTGACTCCACTATCTGGAACCACCTCTGCCTCCTCTGACAAGTACGCCGTCTTCAAACAGCTGTCTGTGGACCAGCCGACAGAAGCCACAGCGCCTACCTCAGGTACACGCTCGAGCTTTGTGTGCCCACTGCagtgaatttaaaaatataccaAAGTACAAAGTGATGCATTTTTCCCCCCCTTCACGCTGTACACGCTTTCTATCCAGATGGCGGAGACAAATACAGCGTGTTTAGACAGCTAGAGCCACCTGCTGACAAGAAGCCACTAGGTAAGACATTTCTGACTGCAATATATCCGCATTCACAAAGGATGAATCACTCTCTTGTGTTATTAATCCACTTGGGCTGTAATTCCTTCATTAATGTTGATAGCAGTTGTTTTGCCGTCCCTGTTTCATTAGAACAGTTTGCAATGGGGACCAATCTTACAACTCCAGTAAGTCGTGCTCTGCGGTGACCTTTCCTTATCAGGCCCTGCACGCCGTATCAGTGTTGCTCTATCTTCCATTTTTCACCGTCTCTGTGTGCCAAGTCCTCACATATGACTTTGATTTTAATATTCCCAATGAGCGGTGCAGTGTGTGTAATTTACTACGTTTTCTCTTTTTAGGGGTGTGAATTGATCACAGAATGTCTATAGCCCCCAGTGTTTATCTGCTATAAATGCGTCTTGTGTTCTCTTTGGTTTGCAGGTGAAGGATTTGCAGATTTCAAGTCTGTCAGGACTGATGACGGCTTCACGGACTTTAAAACCGCCGACAGCGTCTCCCCACTAGACCCTTCAGAACCAGCCAAGATCTTCCAGCCTTGCTTCCCTTCTGCTTTCCCCAACTCTCTATCGCTGCAACAACACCCGCAACAGCCGTCAGCCGTTTCTCTTTCTCAAGCCAAAAACTCTCTCAACATGGCCGACCTGGACCTTTTCTCCTCAGTCACCTCCTGTGTCCAGCCAGTGACTGACACACAGACAAGCGCCTTCCCCTCTGTGACGGTACCCCCCTCTCTGGTGCTCCTCCCAGGCGGAGCCAAGCCCCCTGGGGGAGGAACTGACGAATTTGGTGACTTTGCCCTCTTTGGCTCCTCCTGTGATGCCACTCAAgctacagcagcagcagggggAGCGGCGGCTGCGCCACAGGACGACTTTGCTGACTTCATGGCATTTGGGAGCTCTGGAGGCGAGCCCAAAGGTGAGAGCAGTGCAGGGGTCCAAGGTGAGAACCCGTCCCAGCAGCAGTCTCAGCAGCGCTCAGACAAGTATGACGTGTTCAAACAGCTGTCTCTTGACGGCGGCCTGGCCTACGATGACACAAAGGAGACCGGCGGTGGCTCCTTCTCATCCCTCAAAAGCGACACTGACGACTTTGCCGACTTCCAGTCCTCAAAGTTCTGCACGGCGCTCGGCGCCTCGGAAAAGACCCTGGTGGACAAAGTGGCCGCTTTTAAACAGGGCAAGGAGGACTGCGTGTCTGTCAAGTCCCTCGACCTCCCATCCATCGGGGGGAGCAGCATGGGAAAGGACGATTCTGAGGACGCGCTTTCAGTACAACTGGACATGAAGCTCACCGACATGGGCGGAGACTTGAAGCACGTGATGTCGGACAGCTCGCTGGATTTGCCGGGTCTGTCGTCCCACCAGCCCCCTGCTACAGGTGAGGAACTAGTGCGCTTGCTCTGGTGAGGCCCCTTGCATtcccacagacacacatacacgcacacgcagTGATTCCATGGCCAGCTGCGGCCCCTCCTTCTCTGTGCCTCTGTCAGACAAGGAGGTCAAAGGGCAAGTAAGGAGTTCTCAGCTGAATatgtttaaatatgtttaaacaTTCGAGAGAGACATcacaatataataacatatcaGATTGTGTGTTTGGCTTCATTCTCCATTTCAAGTTGTAACATTCATTCCCCCCCCAAAATCATCGGCTTTCCATATTATCCCCTCCGCACTTGTCGTGGTGACATAAGTGTCTACTTACCTAAAGTGTTGTGGTGGGCAGATTAGTTGATGTGGTTGCAGTCGTATTTCATAGACAAGGCCCCCAGATGGTGTCTGCGTGCCCCTGCTAAGCTCTGTGGTTGTGGCTGCTTCCCTGCTTATTCACAGGTTtgactgaatgtgtgtgtgtgtgtgttgttgttgttggtttgtGCAGCTAGGCAAGGTGAAAGGTTTGTCTATATGCAGCCAACATGAGCAAATCCCCATTTACTGTGATCAGGACACGGCTGCGTAGATGTTTGCACTGTGCACACAACAGATGAGAGCCGCTTCATTTGTAGAGAATTTGCATGGGATTATTTACCATCCAGTCACAAAAACATCTAATGATGACCTGCTGCAGTCATGTCTTATTCATCCAGCATGTCACCTTCCACAACACAGTCCTTCATACATTTATCAAgatgtattttttccatttgttgaCAATGGTTGCGTCTGCCGCTCCCTGCCTAATGTTACATACAGCAGTCCAATATCAGAAATGTACACCTCCTCATTGCCTTATGAATGAACTGAACAGGCTCCTGTGTACTTCGAAAAGCTGCAGCAcaacatttaagacacaaaagAAGTAATTCAACATTGAAGCGTTTTAAAAGAGCTCTTGTGATTCTGTATGGCTCCTCTAGTTTTACGCGCtccagtattttttatttatttattttttaattactggACAGCCGTAGACCATCTTGTGTTCCTAATGTGTAGCAGGCCGAGCCGCCTCATGCTTTGCACAGTGTTTCTAACAATGCACGCACTTGACGTAATCTTAAAGAGACAGTATTCCTTTTGTGAGGTCGCTTTTGGAGTATGGTGCACAGAAGGAAACTGTTGTCATCTTTACCTGCGGCCGCATGAAATTGTCACGTCTGGTTCTATGGTGTGCTTCCTCCGTCAGTATTGCCCTGCTTTTTTACTGCCTTTTCAATTTGTGAAATTGACAAGTACACAGGACACAACGCCAGTTTATGCAGAACAGGACGGAAATGTATTTGCACAGTTTTAGAATGGTATTTTTACTACAGGAAAATAAGCCGCTATTTTGGCACAAGGAGAACTTGATTTGTCTTCTCAGTGTAAATTCAACATTGCCTATTCTACTACTTAGTGATTAGTCCTACTACAAATTTGTTTGAGAAATGATGTTCTGTTATTGAGCGTCTATTCTTACAAGCCGTCgccacaacaaaagaaaaaggatACTGTCTCTTTAATAATAACTATTATTGCATCTGTGATTGGGATGTGCGCTGTAAGAACCTCTTTGCTTCCTCTAACCCTTTGATTGCTTGATCCAGATCACTTTGCACATTTGCAGGCAGAATAAAGTGTTTCTTATCCAAATGAATAGTAGATGATCAAGGTAAAAGTATTCTATCCTTATGTATTTTTGGGGCCATTCTCTGCCAGATTTGTCTGTCAAGTCCTCAAagggtccccccccccccgagctTTATCTTATCCAAAACAAACTGTGGCTTTGACAAGCTAATAGTTAAATGAATCTCCtcgaatgactttttttttttaagtctgtgAATGTGCCTTGTGCTTCTCTCTATCCTCGGGTTTTCTTGGTTTCACCTATTTATCTCTTTTTCTGCCCTCCTGACTCTGCATGCTCTTGTATCATAACAAAACTGAACTCTATAGTTTTACACGTGTTAGTTTGCAAGAAAAACAAACCTCTTGTAACTATAGACCTCTTTCACAGTagtttgtgactttttcttctctttttttttctctctctcatgTTGTCGTAATAAACATTCCTGTTGGTATCTCTGAAATGGCTACCgtcttatttttcttctttttcccttGCTTAAGATGCTTCAAATTGATCTCATTATTGCACACAGCACTCGATCCTTGTCAATTTCACAAATTGCTTTTTGTGTCCTCCAAGGGTTTGCATTGCACACCATAAAAGTGTTAAATGATGCTtgtttgtgtgactgtgtgagtGTTAGCAGACCTgaatatttaggaaaaaaaacacacattttgtttgaatatgtgtgtgtgtgtgtgtgtgtgtgtgtgtaatgttatatatatatatatatatatatatatatgacaaatGTAGCTTAgcatttactcaactgcagagagtaacAGGCATTTTTTAGGGGTAAGGAGTTTATTAgagagtgggccaaaattcagTATCATGTTTAAATTGTCAAAATTTCAATATAGTAAACTGTTGGTTTGCACTCTAATCGGCAAATGAACTGCAACAAATTCCTGAACCTTTAATTAGATTGGTTTCTGAGTACAGTGCTACCTCTGTTTTTGTGATTTCATTTCACAATTTGTTTCAAAAGGTTTGACGTAAACCGAAGCGTACAAAGAccgatgcatttttttttccatatgaaATAATGTCAAGTCCAGTTAATCCGTTtgagacacccaaaaatattagtaAATCTAGTGCTGTTCTGATAAAACTATTTTACTTCTGATACACTACTGATATTGCTGCCTTTAATATCAGTCTGTCTGATATCAGCACGATGCATTTATGACCTATTTTATAGTGtgaaatgttagaaaaggcttgatcggCTGCTGTTACtcagaacaatagtcagcaacagttggCATGAGAAAACTTGACCTATGTACATCTTTCTGCGTCTGGAGTATAGATTGAATCAATGATGTAGTGGCAGCTGGGCATAATACAGCGAGGTTCAAGGTGCTCAAAGGAGAGTTTAGACCCAACATTTCTCACCATCAGCACGGGCCGGCTCTTTTCAGTTATGGTgaatgactttttgccatccCGTGGGAGGTTTCCAGTGCAATGTTGCGTCAAACATGCGATGACGTTGattgtacactaagtccccaactaacgaacacaatggttccagacgaccgttcttaagtcgaatcgttcttaagtaggggaaaaggtaatattaccaatgatataggtactacatgtacatgtatacatacatgcatgtaCAGCTaaaatttagcttttcttcagtctcctcccactggtcttaatcgcctgttggtcccattagcattGTCACAgggccctctactggtcaagcatgtgaaatatggacttaaatataaataattatgggcttatgaggcaaaacacatgaaaaaatagaccagtcggcttgtgttcgtatctatgAGTGtttgcacgtcggatgttcgttagtaggggacttagtgtatttaacttcacggttctgtgccaccacgaggaacttgtgcatgacaggttttgcactcagctgcagcattttttttttttacttttaacaaaaaatacagccACATGGGGGACTTCACTCCTACTCCCTGCTAAACATGTTAGCACACACTGTTGTTatgatcacgtgggctctatcAAGCTCGATCTGGCTGCTTCTGGACGGGCGCACTGGAGCGGAGGCTGGAATCGGCTGCCCTTGATTGGAATGCCAATATCGGAGCTTTTCGATGCAGGCCAAGAAATACAACATAATCCGGTACTCGGCCCaatatccgatatcaatattggacctggacacccctaataaaagTTATatttaaccatccatccattttctatgccgcttatccctcactagggtcaggggtatgctggaggctatcccatctaacttcgggcgagaggcggggtataccctgcactggtcgccagccaattgcagaagTTATATTTATGCAGAGCAATTATaaatggtggatggatggaacttattgttcaTGTGGACATCCCGTACGTCCTGGCAAGATTGAATCctatagtgtttttcacctttatgAAATTGCtgtcaactttctttggccccatggcagatTGTTGTGGCACCCAATAAAAACTACATGAACAGTGAGTCAGTAACGTGTAGGCTGCTTCGTTTGGGCCTTTGACTTTGccgaacaatacagtacaaggcAAACgcataatactgtacaaaaatcaACACAGTGTACGGACACGGAGGCAGAGTTTTGGCCAaagtttttgacaaaaactgaatcatacgaaaattgaggtttgactgtagtctGAATTGTCCTCTTGAAATCAAATCTAGTTTATTGAAATTCATGAGTACATTTTCGATTCATATATATCAGGGTTTCCACTAGGatatttttgaagctgtggtggtgggctgcatgcgTTGGTGGACTGCCGCCGCGGTGTCGTGCCGGTGCTGCttctgcaatttaaaaaaagaaaaaaaagacaaatagcaatgtccagggtgtaccccgcctgtcacccgaagtcagctgggataggctccagcatgcccccgcgaccctaatgaggagaagtggaatagaaaatggatggatggacttattttatttatttatttaacttttctcaacaactagcagaacatgaagcgagaacattgcaaaactcttcatttaatggcaaagtcgCTGAGAGCGCTGCCAACATTCAAATTGccctttatttacaaagcacatctccactcagtgtgctcacttgtcattaaataccagtgtcatgtttgaatagaacacttgtgaagcaaatattctttggtgaactactcaacatcagctggtgagctacagCTAGCTCACCAGCTActtgttggagacccctgttatagcttcactgtctaaagctgtacagtacacactttgtgtttctgttgcaccacttggacacacaactagtgttttgaagacaagcaaAAGGCAACACAAGAAGTGTCGCGTATCTGCTCACTGGTCCaatgccagcaaggcagacaggcaattacggtgcatgcttatcaaaataaagcgcagtgaaacatttttatggtattttcaattgtttatattattacttaaaattgttttcaagtttaaaaaaaaaacaacaacaatttttaaggtgtggcgacttttattttgtagtgccGCACCGCCACTATCAATTACATGCAGCGGAAACCCTGTATATTCTATGTAGAATTATGCTATTACTCTATATTTATATCAATGTGATACGTATGTGTGGTAATTTaccatgttttcatgttttttacttCCACCCTTAGAGTTAGAATTAGAAAGCGAGATTCACCATTGTATTTATCCTGTGTATCAGTCAGATGTAAGTTACAGTATGTCCAATGTCTCGAGCCTTAACAGAGAATATCGATCACCTGAGCCGAAGACGGACAACCATTTGATAGGAATGTCTCTTTAAGGCCCATCCATCTCCAGTCTGTCATGGCAGCATCTTTGCTATTCCCAGGAACCACTGGCATGTCTGTCTTGTCATTACAGAAGGAGACGACATGAAATTTGAACCCTTTGGGACTTCGGTCCTCAGCAGCCTGGCCACTTACGACTGGTTGGACCGGGAGGAATGTGTCACCGTTGAGGTCCAAAAGCCTCAGGGCCTCGATGGGGAAGGCCCCCCACCTTCAGTCCTAACACAAAAACCGGAGCTGAATTTTGATAGTAACGCAAGCGTCTCAACCACCTCTCCAGCCAAGACCTCCCTCCACACAGACGACGCCTCATTTTCCGATGACAGGTTTGCCCCCTTCGCTGACTTTGGCACCAAGGACCAAAAGGGTGGCAGCGGTGATGACGAGGATGACTTTGGGGATTTTGCCAGCACACAATCAGACACGCCTCCTGCTGTTGCTGAGGCCAGTTCCGAGGCCAAACAAAGCGAACCCTCTGATGAGTTCGGAGCTTTTCAGGGAGACAAGCCAAAGTTTGGCAAGTCCGACTTCCTGAAAGCCAGCGCTCAGCCCAAAGTCAAATCCAGTGAGGAGATGATCAAGAATGAGCTGGCTACATTTGACTTGTCTGTCCAAGGTGAGTTC is drawn from Dunckerocampus dactyliophorus isolate RoL2022-P2 chromosome 12, RoL_Ddac_1.1, whole genome shotgun sequence and contains these coding sequences:
- the synrg gene encoding synergin gamma isoform X11, with amino-acid sequence MALRPGSAGGGSFMYPVGGGLGLPQGMVPMQQQQQQQQQQQAFPMVQVMQPNMQSMMGMNYGGQMPPGAMPMQGGMAIGMQTPGMPFLGQPQFMGMRPAGPQYTTDMQKQMAEEHQKRLEQQQKMLEEDRKRRQFEEQKQKLRLLSSVKPKTGEKSRDDALEAIKGNLDGFSRDAKMHPTPSSQSKKPAGVGVYPQQEHIQSMLPSWLYNDSLIPEMFKKVLEFTMTPAGIDTAKLYPLLMSSGLPREALGQIWASANRTTPGMLTKEELYTVLALIAVAQSGLPAMNVEILSQFPSPPMPNLPALSMAVAPVMPQHQQPMMTHPPVSMAMSIPAPTVMAMTPAAPAPATAPANTNFIASFPPAQGTKVDDDDDFQDFQEAPKAGVGDQAFTDFQGESSASFPISMASQHQNSAPSMLTPLSGTTSASSDKYAVFKQLSVDQPTEATAPTSDGGDKYSVFRQLEPPADKKPLGEGFADFKSVRTDDGFTDFKTADSVSPLDPSEPAKIFQPCFPSAFPNSLSLQQHPQQPSAVSLSQAKNSLNMADLDLFSSVTSCVQPVTDTQTSAFPSVTVPPSLVLLPGGAKPPGGGTDEFGDFALFGSSCDATQATAAAGGAAAAPQDDFADFMAFGSSGGEPKGESSAGVQGENPSQQQSQQRSDKYDVFKQLSLDGGLAYDDTKETGGGSFSSLKSDTDDFADFQSSKFCTALGASEKTLVDKVAAFKQGKEDCVSVKSLDLPSIGGSSMGKDDSEDALSVQLDMKLTDMGGDLKHVMSDSSLDLPGLSSHQPPATEGDDMKFEPFGTSVLSSLATYDWLDREECVTVEVQKPQGLDGEGPPPSVLTQKPELNFDSNASVSTTSPAKTSLHTDDASFSDDRFAPFADFGTKDQKGGSGDDEDDFGDFASTQSDTPPAVAEASSEAKQSEPSDEFGAFQGDKPKFGKSDFLKASAQPKVKSSEEMIKNELATFDLSVQGSHKRSHSLGEKEIGRSPTSLAPEQPFRDRSNTLSEKPTLPVIRDKYKDLTGEVEESERYAYEWQRCLESALEVITKANNTLNGISSSSVCTEVIQSAQGMEYLLGVVEVYRVTRRVELGIKATAVCSEKLQQLLKDVSRVWNNLTGFMSLAKLAPDEPSLDFTSCILRHGIKNAKELACGLCLLNVDSRSKAFNSETDNFKLLYGGHQYHASCANFWINCVEPKPPGLILPDLL
- the synrg gene encoding synergin gamma isoform X10 gives rise to the protein MALRPGSAGGGSFMYPVGGGLGLPQGMVPMQQQQQQQQQQQAFPMVQVMQPNMQSMMGMNYGGQMPPGAMPMQGGMAIGMQTPGMPFLGQPQFMGMRPAGPQYTTDMQKQMAEEHQKRLEQQQKMLEEDRKRRQFEEQKQKLRLLSSVKPKTGEKSRDDALEAIKGNLDGFSRDAKMHPTPSSQSKKPAGVGVYPQQEHIQSMLPSWLYNDSLIPEMFKKVLEFTMTPAGIDTAKLYPLLMSSGLPREALGQIWASANRTTPGMLTKEELYTVLALIAVAQSGLPAMNVEILSQFPSPPMPNLPALSMAVAPVMPQHQQPMMTHPPVSMAMSIPAPTVMAMTPAAPAPATAPANTNFIASFPPAQGTKVDDDDDFQDFQEAPKAGVGDQAFTDFQGESSASFPISMASQHQNSAPSMLTPLSGTTSASSDKYAVFKQLSVDQPTEATAPTSDGGDKYSVFRQLEPPADKKPLGEGFADFKSVRTDDGFTDFKTADSVSPLDPSEPAKIFQPCFPSAFPNSLSLQQHPQQPSAVSLSQAKNSLNMADLDLFSSVTSCVQPVTDTQTSAFPSVTVPPSLVLLPGGAKPPGGGTDEFGDFALFGSSCDATQATAAAGGAAAAPQDDFADFMAFGSSGGEPKGESSAGVQGENPSQQQSQQRSDKYDVFKQLSLDGGLAYDDTKETGGGSFSSLKSDTDDFADFQSSKFCTALGASEKTLVDKVAAFKQGKEDCVSVKSLDLPSIGGSSMGKDDSEDALSVQLDMKLTDMGGDLKHVMSDSSLDLPGLSSHQPPATEGDDMKFEPFGTSVLSSLATYDWLDREECVTVEVQKPQGLDGEGPPPSVLTQKPELNFDSNASVSTTSPAKTSLHTDDASFSDDRFAPFADFGTKDQKGGSGDDEDDFGDFASTQSDTPPAVAEASSEAKQSEPSDEFGAFQGDKPKFGKSDFLKASAQPKVKSSEEMIKNELATFDLSVQGSHKRSHSLGEKEIGRSPTSLAPEQPFRDRSNTLSEKPTLPVIRDKYKDLTGEVEESERYAYEWQRCLESALEVITKANNTLNGISSSSVCTEVIQSAQGMEYLLGVVEVYRVTRRVELGIKATAVCSEKLQQLLKDVSRVWNNLTGFMSLAKLAPDEPSLDFTSCILRHGIKNAKELACGLCLLNVDSRSKSKEESTLGRLFKRALTPESVRRSRVPITPMSILRVHSAEQVVKCYMHFMYEHPPFKCFGNNSVLQNYANINICLLRTLNQSQVALEHVLFCLSSEQASSIHALD